The following proteins come from a genomic window of Burkholderia stabilis:
- a CDS encoding agmatine deiminase family protein, whose protein sequence is MGRFDARQRGYRMPAEWESMEATWLGWPVLEDREDLWGGHYAQVCREFALVARTIARYQRCVVAVHHSQADAARELVGASVEVLPVAAEDNWLRDCGPIFLVSEARGLGAAVFRFNCWGEKYQPYDGCQQAGQDIARAAGAEIFNSHMVLEGGSFYVDGQGTLVTTESCLLHPNRNPHLSRAEIEAELRRMLGVEKIVWLPGNPDEVETNGHVDGIASFIAPGRMLCQAASPEQGDYYRVMRENRRALELATDAAGRRFELLELPSPIVSERFGSERYCDCYANYILVNGAVIVSAFGVEQDQAAREVFSRAFPGRNVEMLPIPTLSIGGGSIHCSTQQQPSVAI, encoded by the coding sequence ATGGGTCGCTTTGATGCTCGCCAGCGCGGTTACCGGATGCCCGCCGAATGGGAATCCATGGAGGCCACGTGGCTCGGATGGCCGGTTCTCGAAGATCGCGAGGATCTGTGGGGAGGTCATTACGCGCAGGTCTGCCGCGAGTTCGCGCTGGTTGCGCGGACGATCGCGCGCTACCAGCGCTGCGTGGTGGCCGTGCACCACAGCCAGGCCGACGCGGCGCGCGAGCTGGTGGGCGCGAGCGTCGAGGTGCTGCCGGTCGCGGCCGAGGACAACTGGTTGCGCGATTGCGGGCCGATCTTCCTCGTGAGCGAGGCGCGCGGGCTGGGCGCGGCCGTGTTCCGCTTCAACTGCTGGGGCGAGAAGTACCAGCCGTACGACGGCTGCCAGCAAGCCGGGCAGGACATCGCGCGTGCAGCCGGCGCCGAGATCTTCAATTCGCACATGGTGCTGGAGGGCGGCTCGTTCTACGTCGACGGGCAGGGCACGCTGGTCACCACCGAGAGCTGCCTGCTGCATCCCAATCGCAATCCGCACCTGAGCCGCGCGGAGATCGAGGCGGAGCTGCGGCGCATGCTGGGCGTCGAGAAGATCGTCTGGCTGCCGGGCAATCCCGACGAAGTCGAGACGAACGGCCACGTGGACGGCATCGCATCCTTCATCGCGCCCGGTCGGATGCTGTGCCAGGCCGCATCGCCGGAGCAGGGCGACTATTACCGCGTGATGCGCGAAAACCGCCGCGCGCTGGAGCTCGCGACCGATGCGGCCGGGCGCCGTTTCGAGCTGCTCGAGCTGCCGTCGCCGATCGTCAGCGAGCGTTTCGGCTCCGAGCGCTACTGCGATTGCTATGCGAACTACATCCTGGTCAACGGTGCGGTGATCGTGTCGGCGTTCGGCGTCGAGCAGGATCAGGCCGCGCGCGAGGTGTTCAGTCGCGCGTTCCCCGGGCGTAACGTGGAGATGTTGCCGATCCCGACGCTGTCGATCGGCGGCGGCAGCATCCACTGTTCGACGCAACAGCAGCCTTCCGTCGCGATCTGA